One part of the Deltaproteobacteria bacterium genome encodes these proteins:
- a CDS encoding LysM peptidoglycan-binding domain-containing protein translates to MIIKLRVDNNSLALQLRSLDSRLKKVEEKSYRLDEKSYRLDWLDARLAEIEAKNKEFSLFMEMFEKLDSGNKATTATKPQPLTPAKSPSRRYHKVRPGETLYGISKRYGLSVDEIRRLNKLEPGAAIHPGQLLAVGSQGKK, encoded by the coding sequence ATGATCATCAAGTTGCGGGTGGACAACAACAGCCTTGCTTTGCAGTTGAGATCCCTGGATAGCAGACTGAAGAAGGTGGAAGAGAAGAGTTATCGACTCGACGAGAAGAGTTATCGACTCGACTGGCTTGATGCTAGACTTGCTGAAATTGAGGCCAAGAACAAGGAGTTTTCGCTTTTTATGGAGATGTTCGAAAAGCTCGACTCAGGCAACAAGGCCACGACAGCCACAAAACCACAGCCATTGACGCCAGCAAAAAGCCCCAGCAGGCGCTACCATAAGGTTCGTCCTGGAGAAACGCTGTATGGCATCAGCAAACGCTATGGCCTGAGTGTCGATGAAATCAGGCGACTGAACAAACTCGAGCCGGGTGCGGCGATTCACCCTGGGCAACTGCTCGCGGTAGGTTCACAGGGCAAAAAGTGA
- a CDS encoding ribbon-helix-helix protein, CopG family has translation MAGRQRPTIAITIAPQLLERIDKLASSSQMSRSRFIENLLAAGVDVFEELEGTGLWSASKVMAQIKERLKESLIQRKLF, from the coding sequence ATGGCTGGCAGACAACGACCGACCATAGCGATTACTATAGCGCCGCAGCTGCTCGAGAGGATTGATAAACTTGCTTCGTCTTCGCAAATGAGCCGCAGCAGGTTTATTGAAAACCTCCTGGCAGCAGGGGTCGATGTATTCGAGGAATTGGAAGGAACAGGTCTGTGGTCGGCATCAAAGGTTATGGCTCAGATCAAGGAGAGACTGAAAGAATCGCTAATCCAGAGGAAACTCTTCTAG